One stretch of Corallococcus soli DNA includes these proteins:
- the glpX gene encoding class II fructose-bisphosphatase, which yields MDRNLAMEVVRVTEMAAIASARLMGRGNKNESDQVAVDAMRRAFDALNIDGTVVIGEGERDEAPMLYIGERVGRREPGAPEVDIALDPLEGTNLCAYGRPGSISVVAMSSHGGLLNAPDTYMEKLAVGPRARGAIDLTKSPTENLRAIAERMKVYVEDLTVMTLDRERHADLIKEVRAAGARVRLIEDGDVAGAIATCFEGTGVDVLMGIGGAPEGVIAAAAIRATGGDMQGRLVPRNQGEIDRAKKMGITDIHKIYSAEELAKGEVMFAATGVTTGDFLKGVRFFGGGCETHSVVMRSKTGTVRFIQSVHKFDKKPGYAL from the coding sequence ATGGATCGCAACCTGGCAATGGAGGTCGTGCGCGTCACCGAGATGGCGGCCATCGCCTCCGCCCGGCTCATGGGCCGCGGCAACAAGAATGAGTCGGATCAGGTGGCCGTGGACGCGATGCGCCGCGCCTTCGACGCGCTGAACATCGACGGCACCGTCGTCATCGGCGAGGGCGAGCGCGACGAGGCGCCCATGCTCTACATCGGCGAGCGCGTGGGCCGCCGTGAGCCCGGCGCCCCGGAGGTCGACATCGCCCTGGATCCGCTGGAGGGCACGAACCTGTGTGCCTACGGCCGGCCGGGCTCCATCTCCGTCGTGGCCATGTCCAGCCATGGCGGCCTGCTCAACGCGCCCGACACGTACATGGAGAAGCTCGCCGTGGGGCCGCGCGCCCGGGGCGCCATCGACCTGACCAAGTCCCCCACGGAGAACCTGCGCGCCATCGCCGAGCGCATGAAGGTCTACGTGGAGGATTTGACCGTGATGACGCTCGACCGTGAGCGCCACGCCGACCTCATCAAGGAGGTCCGCGCCGCGGGCGCCCGCGTGCGGCTCATCGAGGACGGCGACGTGGCGGGTGCCATCGCCACCTGCTTCGAGGGCACCGGCGTGGACGTGCTCATGGGCATTGGCGGCGCGCCCGAGGGCGTCATCGCCGCGGCGGCCATCCGCGCCACTGGCGGGGACATGCAGGGCCGGCTCGTGCCGCGCAACCAGGGCGAAATCGACCGCGCGAAGAAGATGGGCATCACCGACATCCACAAGATCTACTCCGCCGAGGAGCTGGCGAAGGGTGAGGTGATGTTCGCCGCCACGGGCGTCACCACCGGTGACTTCCTCAAGGGCGTGCGCTTCTTCGGCGGCGGCTGCGAGACGCACTCCGTCGTCATGCGCAGCAAGACGGGCACCGTCCGTTTCATCCAGTCCGTGCACAAGTTCGACAAGAAGCCGGGCTACGCGCTGTAG
- the nadC gene encoding carboxylating nicotinate-nucleotide diphosphorylase has product MQQDYLDRLIALSLDEDLGAAGDVTSLAVVPADAEGTGELVAKEQMIIAGLDAFVRVFHMVDAEVEVEVLKQDGNEIKPKVVAARVHGKLRALLAAERTALNLVQRAAGIATLAQQAVTAVRGSKLRVLDTRKTPPGMRGLAKHAVRMGGASNHRFGLFDGILIKDNHIAAVGGDITEAVRRAKLNGPRLVKVEVEVTNFKQLAEAIAAGADVIMLDNMDDAQIREAVKLTASRVPIEVSGGVTLDRLPRLAKLGVDFVSMGALTHSARAMDLSLEIQTTKKSTRKPRAAAQG; this is encoded by the coding sequence GTGCAGCAGGATTATCTCGATCGGCTCATCGCGCTGTCCCTGGACGAGGACCTTGGCGCGGCGGGGGACGTCACCTCGCTGGCGGTGGTCCCCGCCGATGCGGAGGGCACTGGGGAGCTGGTCGCGAAGGAGCAGATGATCATCGCCGGCCTGGATGCCTTCGTCCGCGTCTTCCACATGGTGGACGCGGAGGTGGAGGTGGAGGTCCTCAAGCAGGACGGCAACGAAATCAAACCGAAGGTGGTCGCCGCGCGCGTCCACGGCAAGCTGCGCGCGCTGCTCGCCGCCGAGCGCACCGCGCTCAACCTGGTGCAGCGCGCGGCGGGCATCGCCACGCTGGCCCAGCAGGCGGTGACGGCCGTGCGGGGCTCGAAGCTGCGGGTGCTCGACACGCGCAAGACGCCGCCGGGCATGCGGGGCCTCGCGAAGCACGCGGTGCGCATGGGCGGCGCGTCCAACCACCGCTTCGGCCTCTTCGACGGCATCCTCATCAAGGACAACCACATCGCGGCCGTGGGCGGTGACATCACCGAAGCGGTGCGCCGCGCGAAGCTGAACGGCCCCCGGCTGGTGAAGGTCGAAGTGGAGGTCACCAACTTCAAGCAGCTCGCGGAGGCCATCGCCGCGGGCGCGGACGTCATCATGCTGGACAACATGGACGACGCGCAGATCCGCGAAGCCGTGAAGCTGACGGCCAGCCGAGTCCCCATCGAGGTCTCCGGCGGCGTCACGTTGGACCGGCTGCCCCGGCTGGCGAAGCTGGGCGTGGACTTCGTGTCGATGGGCGCGCTGACGCACTCGGCGCGGGCCATGGACCTGTCGCTGGAGATCCAGACGACGAAGAAGTCCACGCGCAAGCCCCGCGCCGCGGCGCAGGGCTGA
- the surE gene encoding 5'/3'-nucleotidase SurE, translating into MSSSRPRILVSNDDGYFSEGIQTLVEAVSPLGEVWVVAPDREQSAASHSISLHRPLRIKEVRERWFSVDGTPTDCSYLAMNHLLKDNRPQLMVSGINHGANLADDVMYSGTVAAAMEAAFLGVPAIAFSLVTRGPFDFKPAGRFARALVEEALSRPLPPRMLLNVNIPGGVEPDGYVVTTQGRHSYGNNVVEKEDPRGRKYYWIGGTEYAHQDIPGSDCNAVLDEKRVSVTPLHFEMTDRGRIPELSGWSLKGFTRHGSGGA; encoded by the coding sequence GTGAGCTCCTCCCGCCCCCGCATCCTCGTCTCCAACGACGACGGCTACTTCTCCGAAGGGATCCAGACGCTCGTGGAGGCGGTGAGCCCCCTGGGCGAGGTGTGGGTGGTGGCGCCCGACCGTGAGCAGAGCGCCGCCTCCCACTCCATCAGCCTGCACCGGCCGCTGCGCATCAAGGAGGTGCGCGAGCGGTGGTTCTCCGTGGACGGCACCCCCACGGATTGCTCGTATCTGGCGATGAACCACTTGCTGAAGGACAATCGTCCCCAGCTCATGGTCTCCGGCATCAATCACGGCGCGAACCTCGCGGACGACGTCATGTACTCCGGTACGGTGGCGGCGGCCATGGAGGCGGCGTTCCTGGGCGTGCCCGCCATCGCGTTCAGCCTGGTGACGCGGGGGCCGTTCGACTTCAAGCCGGCGGGCCGCTTCGCGCGCGCGCTGGTGGAGGAGGCGCTGTCGCGGCCCCTGCCGCCCCGGATGCTCCTCAACGTGAACATCCCCGGGGGCGTGGAGCCGGACGGCTACGTCGTCACCACGCAGGGACGGCACTCCTACGGCAACAACGTCGTGGAGAAGGAAGACCCGCGCGGCCGCAAGTACTACTGGATCGGGGGCACCGAGTACGCCCACCAGGACATTCCGGGCAGTGACTGCAACGCCGTGCTCGACGAGAAGCGCGTGTCGGTGACGCCGCTCCACTTCGAGATGACCGACCGCGGTCGCATTCCCGAGCTGTCGGGCTGGAGCCTGAAGGGCTTCACCCGGCACGGATCGGGCGGTGCCTGA
- the eno gene encoding phosphopyruvate hydratase, translated as MTEIAQILAREVLDSRGNPTVEAEVLLVGGSRGRATVPSGASTGEHEAHELRDGDKQRYLGKGVLKAVDHVRDTIGPALVGMDAVDQVALDARMMELDGTPTKAKLGANAILAVSMAAARAAADAHGLPLYRYVGGLQARTLPVPLMNILNGGAHADTRVDVQEFMVVPAGAKSFAEGLRWGAEVFHALKKILKGRKLATGVGDEGGYAPDLPANEEALKLIMEAIDAAGFKAGEQLFLALDVAASEFFDKGSKKYKLKGEGKEYDSQGLLEYYRGLAQKYPIISIEDGMAEDDWEGWKKLTDALGNQVQLVGDDLFVTNVERLGRGIQTGTANSILVKVNQIGTLTETFDAVRMAHKAGMTSIMSHRSGESEDTTIADLAVALDCGQIKTGSASRSDRVAKYNQLLRIEEELGAGARYAGMSAFRSFAKKK; from the coding sequence ATGACCGAGATCGCTCAAATCCTGGCCCGTGAAGTGCTCGATTCCCGTGGCAACCCGACCGTGGAGGCCGAAGTGCTCCTCGTGGGCGGTTCGCGAGGCCGTGCGACGGTGCCCTCTGGCGCCTCCACCGGCGAGCACGAAGCGCACGAGCTGCGGGATGGGGACAAGCAGCGCTACCTGGGCAAGGGCGTGCTCAAGGCCGTGGACCATGTGCGCGACACGATTGGCCCCGCGCTCGTGGGCATGGACGCCGTGGACCAGGTGGCCCTGGACGCGCGGATGATGGAGCTGGACGGCACGCCCACCAAGGCGAAGCTGGGCGCGAACGCCATCCTCGCCGTCTCCATGGCCGCCGCGCGCGCCGCCGCGGACGCGCACGGCCTGCCCCTGTACCGCTACGTGGGCGGCCTCCAGGCGCGCACGCTGCCCGTGCCGCTGATGAACATCCTCAACGGTGGCGCGCACGCGGACACCCGCGTGGACGTGCAGGAGTTCATGGTGGTGCCCGCCGGCGCGAAGTCCTTCGCGGAGGGCCTGCGCTGGGGCGCGGAGGTGTTCCACGCGCTCAAGAAGATCCTCAAGGGCCGCAAGCTGGCCACGGGCGTGGGCGACGAGGGCGGCTACGCCCCGGACCTGCCGGCCAACGAGGAGGCGCTCAAGCTCATCATGGAGGCCATCGACGCGGCGGGCTTCAAGGCGGGCGAGCAGCTGTTCCTGGCGCTGGACGTGGCGGCCAGCGAGTTCTTCGACAAGGGCTCCAAGAAGTACAAGCTCAAGGGCGAGGGCAAGGAGTACGACTCGCAGGGGCTGCTGGAGTACTACCGGGGCCTCGCGCAGAAGTACCCCATCATCTCCATCGAGGACGGGATGGCGGAGGACGACTGGGAGGGCTGGAAGAAGCTCACCGACGCGCTGGGCAACCAGGTGCAGCTGGTGGGCGACGACCTCTTCGTCACCAACGTGGAGCGGCTGGGCCGGGGCATCCAGACGGGCACGGCGAACTCCATCCTGGTGAAGGTGAACCAGATTGGCACGCTGACGGAGACGTTCGACGCCGTGCGCATGGCGCACAAGGCGGGCATGACGTCCATCATGAGCCACCGCTCCGGCGAGTCCGAGGACACCACCATCGCGGACCTCGCGGTGGCGCTGGACTGCGGGCAGATCAAGACGGGCTCCGCGTCGCGCTCGGACCGCGTGGCCAAGTACAACCAGCTGCTGCGCATCGAGGAAGAGCTGGGGGCCGGCGCGCGTTACGCGGGCATGTCCGCCTTCCGCTCGTTCGCGAAGAAGAAGTGA
- a CDS encoding alkaline phosphatase family protein, giving the protein MSRLRTTLAVLSVLCALPAQARAPKLTLFISVDALGSDLLLRNRPRLTGGLGRLLDTGAYYPYARYAHAKARTAPGHATLVTGANPWRHGIVDNEIQDRATGQVLQVYVDPKHPVLEAVTPPASDTSPANLLAETLADRLRMATQGRGKVVALSFKARAAIPLAGRTGQAWWFDGASGQMVTSTWYAKSVPAWVQALNARKLADASFTKTWELLRPREEYVGEDDRATEPDAYGMGRAFPHSLRNGLTAPGPQSYKAFAVSPFSHDLLVQAAKAALEGEGLGKDGVPDMLAVSFSGTDETFHAFGPYSWEMQDSLLRLDQALGELITAAERAAGGRANLLIALSADHGGAEIPEAWAAAGVPAARINPVEVAKALAKELRTKFGVEVTVGILALDVYLGGKALESGQVDGVAVRRAAAAWLAKQPFAVTAVARDDLDLAQDTAGLIAPLRRGYYPERSGDVLFMAKPFQVVTDYPRGTNHAVPYSYESQVPVVFSGRGVKPGTYFQEIDPVDVAPTVSALLEMGMPASAEGKPRAEALTGR; this is encoded by the coding sequence ATGTCGCGTCTTCGCACCACCCTTGCCGTCCTGTCCGTTCTCTGCGCCCTGCCCGCCCAGGCCCGGGCCCCGAAGCTCACGCTGTTCATCAGCGTGGACGCGCTGGGCAGCGACCTGCTCTTGCGCAACCGGCCGCGCCTCACGGGCGGTCTGGGGCGGTTGCTCGACACGGGGGCGTACTACCCCTACGCCCGGTATGCCCACGCGAAGGCTCGTACCGCACCGGGTCATGCCACCCTCGTCACCGGGGCGAACCCCTGGCGCCACGGCATCGTGGACAACGAAATCCAGGACCGCGCCACGGGCCAGGTCCTCCAGGTCTACGTGGACCCGAAGCATCCGGTGCTGGAGGCGGTCACCCCGCCCGCGTCCGACACCAGCCCGGCGAACCTGCTGGCGGAGACGCTGGCGGACCGGCTGCGCATGGCCACGCAGGGACGGGGCAAGGTGGTGGCGTTGTCGTTCAAGGCACGCGCGGCCATTCCCCTGGCCGGGCGGACGGGGCAGGCGTGGTGGTTCGACGGGGCCTCGGGGCAGATGGTGACGAGCACCTGGTACGCGAAGTCGGTGCCCGCGTGGGTGCAGGCCCTCAACGCGCGCAAGCTGGCGGACGCGAGCTTCACCAAGACGTGGGAGCTGCTGCGTCCGCGCGAGGAGTACGTGGGAGAGGACGACCGCGCCACGGAGCCCGACGCCTATGGCATGGGCCGCGCGTTTCCCCATTCCCTGCGCAACGGGCTGACGGCGCCAGGGCCCCAGTCCTACAAGGCCTTCGCGGTGTCCCCCTTCTCGCATGACCTGCTTGTCCAGGCGGCGAAGGCGGCGCTGGAGGGCGAGGGCCTGGGCAAGGACGGCGTCCCCGACATGCTCGCGGTGAGCTTCAGCGGCACGGACGAGACATTCCACGCCTTCGGTCCGTACTCGTGGGAGATGCAGGACTCGCTGCTGCGGTTGGATCAGGCGCTGGGCGAGCTCATCACCGCCGCCGAGCGCGCGGCGGGAGGGCGGGCGAACCTGCTCATCGCGCTGTCGGCGGACCACGGGGGCGCGGAGATTCCGGAGGCCTGGGCCGCGGCGGGCGTCCCCGCGGCGCGCATCAACCCCGTGGAGGTGGCGAAGGCGCTGGCGAAGGAGCTGCGCACGAAGTTCGGCGTCGAGGTGACGGTGGGCATCCTGGCCCTGGACGTGTACCTGGGGGGCAAGGCGCTGGAGTCAGGCCAGGTGGATGGCGTCGCGGTCCGGCGCGCGGCGGCGGCATGGCTCGCCAAGCAGCCCTTCGCGGTGACCGCGGTGGCCCGGGACGACCTGGACCTGGCGCAGGACACCGCGGGGCTCATCGCGCCCCTGCGGCGCGGCTACTACCCGGAGCGCAGCGGGGACGTGCTCTTCATGGCGAAGCCGTTCCAGGTCGTGACCGACTACCCGCGAGGAACCAACCACGCGGTGCCCTACTCCTACGAGTCACAGGTGCCGGTGGTGTTCTCGGGGCGGGGCGTGAAGCCCGGCACGTACTTCCAGGAGATCGACCCCGTGGACGTGGCGCCCACGGTGTCCGCGCTCCTGGAGATGGGGATGCCCGCGTCGGCGGAAGGCAAGCCGCGCGCGGAGGCCCTCACGGGACGGTGA
- a CDS encoding ADP-ribosylglycohydrolase family protein, which produces MPPPPKRRATGPDPLPGQRARGALLGLAVGNALAVPTAGRPFFAPAFPELAVGPYQGLHGGGPHELRKGQVSEPTQLAVALALSVRDLKRYDAGDALRRYRAWQSHAFAVSDPMREVLEECEAAPANVAKDAGKRVWQKHFRRVANAGALPRVVPLGVVLARDPFAVAQATMEDTALTHFDPRSQLASAGLCAAIAKAVTGGPTLKAADLLPAAETGISLAGAALARQEKDFIQEVARASALLREDLALAAQDDPQLYGPELHLHRPGNNAVRAAFRLAFWELLHVPTPEGALLDVIHRGGDTEVHAAVTGALVGAFHGEGALPEEWRQKVLLALQPFNPMQKGTALWEVYHPRHLLLLAPG; this is translated from the coding sequence ATGCCTCCACCTCCCAAGCGCCGCGCGACGGGCCCGGACCCGCTCCCTGGCCAGCGTGCCCGGGGTGCCCTGCTGGGCCTGGCCGTGGGCAACGCCCTGGCCGTGCCCACGGCGGGCCGCCCCTTCTTCGCGCCGGCCTTCCCGGAGCTCGCCGTGGGCCCCTACCAGGGCCTCCATGGCGGCGGCCCGCACGAGCTGCGCAAGGGGCAGGTCAGTGAGCCCACCCAGCTCGCCGTCGCCCTGGCGCTCAGCGTCCGCGACCTGAAGCGCTACGACGCGGGGGACGCGCTCCGCCGCTACCGGGCCTGGCAGTCACACGCCTTCGCCGTCAGCGACCCCATGCGGGAGGTCCTGGAGGAGTGCGAGGCGGCCCCCGCGAACGTCGCCAAGGACGCCGGCAAGCGCGTCTGGCAGAAGCACTTCCGTCGCGTGGCGAACGCCGGCGCCCTGCCCCGCGTGGTGCCCCTGGGCGTGGTGCTGGCGAGGGACCCCTTCGCGGTGGCCCAGGCCACCATGGAGGACACCGCCCTCACCCACTTCGACCCGCGCAGCCAGCTCGCCAGCGCGGGGCTGTGCGCCGCCATCGCCAAGGCGGTGACGGGCGGCCCCACCCTCAAGGCCGCCGACCTGCTGCCCGCCGCGGAGACCGGCATCTCCCTGGCCGGCGCCGCCCTGGCGCGGCAGGAGAAGGACTTCATCCAGGAGGTGGCCCGCGCCTCGGCCCTCCTGCGCGAGGACCTGGCCCTGGCGGCCCAGGACGACCCCCAGCTCTACGGCCCGGAGCTGCACCTGCACCGCCCCGGCAACAACGCGGTGCGGGCCGCCTTCCGGCTCGCCTTCTGGGAGCTGCTCCACGTGCCCACCCCAGAGGGCGCGCTCCTGGACGTCATCCACCGGGGCGGCGACACGGAGGTCCACGCCGCCGTCACCGGCGCGCTGGTGGGCGCCTTCCATGGCGAGGGCGCGCTGCCCGAGGAGTGGCGCCAGAAGGTCCTCCTGGCCCTCCAGCCCTTCAACCCCATGCAGAAGGGTACGGCGCTGTGGGAGGTCTACCACCCCCGGCACCTGCTGCTGCTGGCCCCGGGCTAG
- a CDS encoding peptidoglycan DD-metalloendopeptidase family protein codes for MLLAAVLLGGCVGSRSASSSGLETAGALPESPGEGKPLAFALRPTHEEPELVAVRHRVASGETVYRIAKTYGITVEELSLANGIKDPRELTVGRELLIPGSERPQYGDPGPLSDEEPELVLTKPGQAPVSTPRRSVPAVSRRQEPPRARVVSGRPGTLSRPKLATQGLLDWPLRGVLYGRFGKKGREPHDGIDLAAPAGTPIKTAQAGTVLYAGEQKGYGLIVIVEHSSTLITLYAHNRDLRVRTGQKVRREQVIATVGESGRTSGPHVHFEVRVDGKPVDPLEYLGVMPPA; via the coding sequence GTGTTGCTCGCGGCCGTGCTGTTGGGCGGCTGCGTGGGCTCCCGGTCCGCGTCCTCCTCCGGCCTGGAGACCGCGGGGGCCCTGCCCGAGTCTCCCGGTGAGGGAAAGCCGCTGGCGTTCGCGCTGCGGCCCACCCACGAGGAGCCGGAGCTGGTGGCCGTGCGCCACCGCGTGGCGTCGGGCGAGACGGTGTACCGCATCGCCAAGACGTACGGCATCACGGTGGAAGAGCTGTCCTTGGCCAACGGCATCAAGGATCCGCGCGAGCTGACCGTGGGCCGGGAGCTGCTGATCCCGGGCAGCGAGCGGCCGCAATACGGGGATCCCGGGCCGCTGTCGGACGAGGAGCCGGAGCTGGTGTTGACGAAGCCGGGGCAGGCGCCGGTGTCCACGCCGCGCCGCTCCGTGCCGGCGGTGTCGCGGCGCCAGGAGCCGCCCCGCGCGAGGGTGGTGTCGGGGCGTCCGGGCACGCTGTCGCGTCCGAAGCTGGCCACGCAGGGGCTGCTCGACTGGCCCCTGCGCGGGGTGCTGTATGGCCGCTTCGGCAAGAAGGGTCGCGAACCGCACGACGGCATCGACCTGGCGGCGCCCGCGGGGACGCCCATCAAGACGGCGCAGGCCGGCACGGTCCTCTACGCGGGCGAGCAGAAGGGCTACGGCCTCATCGTCATCGTGGAGCACTCGTCCACGCTCATCACCCTGTATGCGCACAACCGCGACCTGCGCGTGCGCACCGGGCAGAAGGTGCGCCGCGAGCAGGTCATCGCCACGGTGGGCGAGTCCGGCCGCACGTCCGGCCCGCACGTGCACTTCGAGGTGCGCGTGGATGGCAAGCCGGTGGATCCGCTCGAGTACCTGGGCGTGATGCCGCCGGCTTAG
- a CDS encoding 2-dehydropantoate 2-reductase, with protein MRIAIFGAGAIGGFLGVKLLQAGADVTFIARGAHLEAMRANGVILTSGGETVTVRPHCTDAPDDAGPQDYVFLTMKAHALPAAAPQVARLLGPETALVTGINGVPYWYFHGLEGPHAGRHVESVDPGGVLLRTLPPERIIATVVYPAAEVVSPGVIVHTYNDRVTLGEPDGSKSPRVQALSQLMMKAGLKSPVRPRIRDEIWVKLWGNLAFNPLSVLTGATLDVLARQPDLRAVARAMMVEAQAVAEALGTRFLIDVDQRIQGASQVGAHKTSMLQDLERGRPMEIDALLGAVVELGQLVGKPMPACEATLALVRERARQAGAYPARPLPEAP; from the coding sequence ATGAGGATCGCCATCTTCGGCGCGGGCGCCATCGGCGGCTTCCTGGGCGTCAAGCTGCTCCAGGCCGGCGCGGACGTCACCTTCATCGCGCGAGGCGCCCACCTGGAAGCGATGCGCGCCAACGGCGTCATTCTCACGAGCGGCGGAGAGACCGTCACGGTGCGTCCGCACTGCACCGACGCTCCCGACGACGCGGGGCCGCAGGACTACGTGTTCCTGACGATGAAGGCCCACGCCCTGCCCGCAGCCGCGCCGCAGGTGGCCCGGCTGCTGGGGCCGGAGACCGCGCTCGTCACCGGCATCAACGGCGTGCCCTACTGGTACTTCCACGGACTCGAAGGGCCCCATGCGGGACGCCACGTGGAGAGCGTGGACCCGGGCGGCGTGCTCCTGCGCACCCTGCCCCCGGAGCGCATCATCGCCACGGTGGTGTACCCGGCCGCGGAGGTCGTCTCGCCCGGCGTCATCGTCCACACCTACAACGACCGCGTGACGCTGGGAGAGCCGGACGGCAGCAAGAGCCCCCGCGTCCAGGCCCTCTCGCAGCTCATGATGAAGGCGGGCCTGAAGTCCCCGGTGCGCCCGCGCATCCGCGATGAAATCTGGGTGAAGCTCTGGGGCAACCTCGCCTTCAACCCGCTGTCCGTGCTCACCGGCGCCACGCTCGACGTCCTCGCCCGCCAGCCGGACCTGCGCGCCGTGGCCCGCGCGATGATGGTGGAGGCCCAGGCCGTGGCCGAGGCCCTGGGCACCCGCTTCCTCATCGACGTGGATCAGCGCATCCAGGGCGCCTCGCAGGTCGGCGCGCACAAGACGTCCATGCTCCAGGACCTGGAGCGCGGACGCCCCATGGAGATCGACGCCCTGCTGGGCGCCGTCGTGGAACTGGGGCAGCTCGTCGGCAAGCCCATGCCCGCGTGCGAGGCCACCCTGGCCCTGGTGCGGGAGCGCGCGCGACAGGCCGGGGCCTACCCGGCGCGGCCCCTGCCAGAGGCCCCCTAA
- a CDS encoding acyl-CoA thioesterase, with protein MVEARLRVIYGDTDQMGVVYYANYFRYFEFARSEFFRAHGGSYRELEATGLLLPVVDASAHYKASARYDDLLVIRATLSELRHASLVFTYELLRDGETPTLLCTGRTMHACVGRDGKPRRMPEALSRLKALDAA; from the coding sequence ATGGTCGAGGCACGGCTGCGGGTCATCTACGGCGACACGGATCAGATGGGGGTCGTGTACTACGCGAACTACTTCCGCTACTTCGAGTTCGCGCGCAGCGAGTTCTTCCGGGCCCACGGCGGCAGCTACCGCGAGCTGGAGGCCACCGGCCTGCTGCTGCCCGTGGTGGACGCGAGCGCCCACTACAAGGCCTCCGCGCGCTATGACGACCTGCTCGTCATCCGCGCCACGCTCAGCGAGTTGCGTCATGCGTCGCTCGTGTTCACCTACGAGTTGCTGCGCGACGGCGAAACCCCCACGCTCCTGTGCACCGGCCGCACGATGCACGCCTGCGTGGGACGCGACGGCAAGCCCCGCCGCATGCCTGAAGCCCTGTCCCGACTGAAGGCCCTGGACGCCGCCTGA
- a CDS encoding type II toxin-antitoxin system RatA family toxin, producing MAGATRTITINAPIEKVFDVITDYDRYAEFLSEVKKVSTSQRQGNTVQVHYEVDVVKTIRYTIKVTEERPKRMSWTFVNGEVMKDNKGSWTLEPDGEGKTRATYNVEMALGMLVPKAIVNGLVDNQLPKMLEAFKRRAEAP from the coding sequence ATGGCCGGCGCCACGCGCACCATCACCATCAATGCCCCGATCGAGAAGGTCTTCGACGTCATCACCGACTACGACCGCTACGCGGAGTTCCTGTCGGAGGTGAAGAAGGTCTCCACCTCGCAGCGCCAGGGCAACACCGTCCAGGTCCACTACGAGGTCGATGTGGTGAAGACCATCCGCTACACCATCAAGGTGACCGAGGAGCGCCCCAAGCGCATGTCCTGGACCTTCGTGAACGGCGAGGTCATGAAGGACAACAAGGGCAGCTGGACCCTGGAGCCCGACGGCGAGGGCAAGACGCGCGCGACCTACAACGTGGAGATGGCCCTGGGCATGCTGGTCCCCAAGGCCATCGTCAACGGACTCGTGGACAACCAGCTCCCCAAGATGCTGGAGGCGTTCAAGCGCCGCGCTGAAGCGCCCTGA